The Sorangiineae bacterium MSr11954 DNA segment ACCCGTGCCCGTGAGCACGAGGAACCCCGCGGCGACCAACAGGCTGACGAGCGATCGCGTGTTGACCTTCATGAGCCGTGCGCAGCGTTGACAAGACAAAGCATCGTGCCAGCATGATGGCGTGCGATTGAACGTCGGCTATCAGGATCTTGCTCGAATGAACTGGAGCGTTGGTTCTCCGATGCGGCCTATGTTCGTGGGGCGCGATCTTTTGGTCGCGGAGTGGCACTGCGATGGGCAGAAACGACCGTGGTCTCGGGAGGTGCCCACTTACGACGAGCTCGACCTGCCGCGCGCAGGTGTGCACTTGCGGGCGCGTGGGCGGCACCGGCAGGTGGTCGATGCCACAACGGCCGCGTTCACCACGGCGGAGGACGGCTATGCGAGAGCGTCGCCCACGGCGCGGCCGCAAACGAGCACGCTGATCTTTCTTCGCGGTGAATTGGCGAGCGCGCAGATGCCGGGCCGGGCGACGCACGCATGCCGGATTGCACCGGAGGTGGCGAAGTTGCATTTCCGTCTCCTGGGTGCGAGGGATCCCGTTGCCATCGAGGAGACGGCGCTGGCGTTGGTGGCTCGGATCCTCACGCCCAAAGATGCCTCGGAGCGCGCGGCGCGGGAGCTCACGGTTTCGCCGTCGCGGCGCCGATTGGCTCACGAGCTCCAGCACGTGATGGCCACGCGATTTGCCGAGCACCTTACGTTGGAGAGCATCGCGGCGGCGTGCAAGACGTCGCCTTTCCACGCGAGTCGCGTGTTTCGGCTCGTCACCGGCGAGACGATTCACGGGCATCTCACGCGGGTGCGGCTGCGGATCGCGCTGTTCGAATTGCGGCGCGGCGCCGGCCGGTTGACCGACATCGCGCTTTCGAGCGGCTTCTCGTCGCATAGCCATTTCACCAGCGCGTTCCGCGCGGAGTTCGGCTGCCCGCCCTCGGCGTTCGTCCCGCGCGCCCGATGAACGGAGTGCGCGGCCTCAAGGAGGAAACGATGCTGCGCGTGTTCGCCTTCGTCGCCAGTGTCGCGGAGCGTTGCATCTCGTCGCCAAGCCCCTCCAGCAGAAGGCCGACGCCTCGTCGGCAAACGGCGACACGTGCACATCGTCACCGGTGCTGTATTCCACACGGCGAAGTTGCGACTGGTCGTCGTACGAGAACGGCTCGGTGGTGATCGGTTTTGCGCCCAGCAGGCCACTCGGCAGCAAGTCGCGCATGGTCACGTGCAGCGGGTCGTCGAGAGCATCGTAAAGGTCGATCGTGAGGTCCTCAAGCACGGTTTGGGCGCTCACCGACGGTGAGGGGGCCGTGTAGCCCACCGGGGGCGCGCCCCAAATCGGTGGAGGATTACGCCGAACGCATGCCTGCTGGAGGCGTCGTTGCGTGTCATATTCGTAGCTTGCTACTGCCCGCGGTGTCCCATACGTGACGGCCCCTACGAGCCCGTCGGCGTCTACGCTCCTGCGCGTCGTGAGAGCACCGTAGCTCCCCCCTGCCCTATTGGCGAGTCCCCGCGCGGTATAGCTGGTCGTGACCAAGTCTTTCCCCGTGAGGCCACCTGCCGTCACGGACTGCCCTTGCATCGCGGGAACCTCCATTCCCATCGACTGCGCGATCACCCGATCGGCCTGGTCATACCCGATAGCCGTTTTGAACCAATGCGACGTGTAGCCCGCCGC contains these protein-coding regions:
- a CDS encoding AraC family transcriptional regulator, with product MRPMFVGRDLLVAEWHCDGQKRPWSREVPTYDELDLPRAGVHLRARGRHRQVVDATTAAFTTAEDGYARASPTARPQTSTLIFLRGELASAQMPGRATHACRIAPEVAKLHFRLLGARDPVAIEETALALVARILTPKDASERAARELTVSPSRRRLAHELQHVMATRFAEHLTLESIAAACKTSPFHASRVFRLVTGETIHGHLTRVRLRIALFELRRGAGRLTDIALSSGFSSHSHFTSAFRAEFGCPPSAFVPRAR